Proteins from a genomic interval of Micromonospora sp. NBC_00389:
- the thiE gene encoding thiamine phosphate synthase, whose translation MPSLGRLHLITDTRPGRDPLTVVRAALTAARADLVVQVRVEDSATDREAYDLARRVLALCAPYGANCLVNDRLHVALAVGAAGGHVGANDLPVAAARRVLGPTGVLGATARAPGTAVEAVAAGASYLGVGPCHATSTKSGLPDPIGPAGVRAVTGAVDVPVIAIGGVTADRVPALRDAGAYGVAVVGAISAAADPARATAELLGALTC comes from the coding sequence GTGCCGTCCCTTGGGCGACTGCATCTGATCACCGACACCCGACCTGGGCGGGATCCGCTCACCGTGGTCCGGGCCGCCCTCACGGCGGCCCGCGCCGACCTGGTGGTGCAGGTCCGGGTCGAGGACTCCGCCACCGACCGCGAGGCGTACGACCTGGCCCGCCGGGTGCTGGCGCTCTGTGCGCCGTACGGGGCGAACTGCCTGGTCAACGACCGGCTGCACGTGGCGCTGGCGGTGGGCGCCGCCGGTGGGCACGTCGGGGCCAACGACCTGCCGGTCGCCGCCGCCCGCCGGGTGCTCGGCCCCACCGGTGTGCTGGGAGCCACCGCCCGCGCGCCGGGGACGGCGGTCGAGGCGGTCGCCGCCGGGGCCAGCTACCTGGGCGTCGGGCCGTGCCACGCCACCAGCACCAAGTCCGGGCTACCCGACCCGATCGGCCCAGCGGGGGTACGCGCGGTCACCGGCGCCGTCGACGTGCCGGTCATCGCGATCGGCGGGGTGACCGCCGACCGGGTGCCGGCGCTGCGCGACGCCGGGGCGTACGGGGTGGCCGTCGTCGGCGCGATCTCCGCCGCCGCCGATCCCGCCCGGGCCACCGCCGAGCTGCTCGGGGCGCTGACGTGCTGA
- a CDS encoding ThuA domain-containing protein, giving the protein MSHSRRARVPITATLISLTLASTTLFGLPAQAAPAAQAAPAAQAAPAVVQAAPATQPLPRAAQAADEPFSVLVFSKTAGFRHDSIPTGLAAIQQLGAANGFTVDSSEDGAAFTDANLAKYKAVIWLSTTGDVLDAEQQAAFERYVRAGGGYVGIHAASDTEYSWAWYGDLVGAYFANHPANQQATVKVEDHAHPSTAELPDRWSRFDEWYNYQTNPRPDVHVLATLDEKSYTPGAGAMGADHPIAWCQDFDGGRSWYTGGGHTRESYAEPEFLNHLLGGIRTAAGVADADCGASKTTSFEKVALDSNTSNPMELDIAPDGRVFYIERDGRVQIVKPDTGSTVTAVDLDVFTGNEDGLIGIRLDPDFATNKWVYLYYAPNDGIARNLLSRFTVTGDTIDPASEKQVLRVDTQRNTCCHAGGSMAFDGDGNLYLATGDNTNPFESSAYTPIDERPGRQDFDAQRTSGNTNDLRGKVIRIHPEDDGTYTVPAGNLFPSGTEKTRPEIYAMGFRNPFRIGTDPGTNTLYVADYGPDANADNPNRGPRGLVEWNIVTPGNYGWPYCTGTNEAYNDYTFPSGPSGAKFDCAAPVNNSPNNTGLTNLPPVVPATVDYGYAGDARYPEIGGGGAPMGGPVYRYDADLDSDRKWPAYYDGKALLGEWNQSKMYTMQVTADGKSLVDINQLLTGMSMIRPMDFEFGPDGALYLIEWGSGFGGNNDNSGVYRIDYIAGDRAPIAVAAATPTSGPAPLTVAFSSAGSRDPDGGTLTYAWAFGDGQTSTEANPTHTYATAGSFTAQLTVTNPKGRTAVANVPVTVGNTAPTVTIEFPPDGGFFDWGDQVRYTVTVTDPEDGQIDCDRVQLQVLLGHDEHAHPLEQHTGCTGTVQTSLASGHGAEANVFAVFEATYTDEGGAGGAGPLTGRAIEQLQPKRKQAEYFTATGRAPVSTGGGDAGVQRETTGDTAGGGQNIGFIEDGDWWSLAPANLTNVTDIRFRAASAVAGGRVEVRAGAVDGPLVASATVPGTGGWQTYTDVTAPVTGAASGTLYFVARDPNGGAGSLFNVNWMDFLGRGVTENAPPVVSATATPATGTAPVTVAFDGTATDAEGNTPLTYAWDFGDGGTATTLDASHTYTSPGTFTATLTVTDSKGAKSYATVPVRVDAPNTSCFGARSDDFTGASLDKSRWTSVVRENQLYSVSGGALRLPTAVGDLYGGRNDATNLVLQPAQSGAWQVTTRVTLPVTTNYQQAGLLVYGDDDNYAKLDLLYSGSRRVEFIRETAGTPRNEAADSTAAPAGDTLHLRLSSDGTNLTAAVSADGQTFTPVGRSAALAGITNPRIGLFALNGGTEAPVVDASFDWFQITPDAPAGPVVPSDEFTGDTLDKCRWNAILREDPNGYRVTGGALRVDVPNGDIYGGDNTGPKNFILQTAPSGDWTLETKVDGSLLNEQYQQAGLIVHGDDDNYLKFDYIADNQPGQPVTRRIEFRSEIGGAVQNPQPEAGNLTSAVWHLRLARSGDTFTASYSADGTTWTALTTLTNSAVGATPKVGLFTLGANQTASKTAGFDYFRLSTEVADETAPVTTAAVSGTPTDGWYTGPVTVTLTGVDEAGGSGLAGTAYQLDGATTWTDYTAPVAVSGDGEHELRFRSTDEAGNVESTKTVAVKIDATAPVTSATFAPANDAGWHNGTIPVVLTSTDAGSGVRTVEWSLDGGAWTPYSAPVGVTGDGQHELLFRSTDKAGNAETLKSAVLRIDGTKPTLLVSGIADGQLYGDSQDVRVSWQAVDPTSGIATVVGDLDGRPYVSGTLQAMYELPLGLHELTVTATDKAGNKTTSEVRFFVTTSFRDMQNLLDRFKATGRLSAKAHKQLTAKLDAARKAEASGKDAQAINQLTAFRALAADATLVAEAEIRDVLIRDADAMIVRLGGAASQAGVRANDGEPVKGAGRLGGDATRLAPGRQL; this is encoded by the coding sequence GTGTCCCATTCTCGTCGTGCCCGCGTACCCATCACCGCAACCCTGATCTCCCTGACCCTCGCCTCAACGACCCTCTTCGGTCTGCCCGCGCAGGCGGCACCCGCCGCGCAGGCCGCACCGGCCGCACAGGCCGCGCCAGCGGTCGTGCAGGCCGCCCCGGCCACCCAGCCACTCCCCCGGGCGGCCCAGGCCGCCGACGAGCCCTTCTCCGTCCTGGTGTTCTCCAAGACGGCCGGCTTCCGCCACGACTCCATCCCCACCGGTCTCGCCGCCATCCAACAACTCGGCGCTGCCAACGGATTCACCGTGGACAGTTCGGAGGACGGTGCCGCGTTCACCGATGCCAATCTGGCGAAGTACAAGGCGGTGATCTGGCTCTCCACCACCGGCGACGTCCTGGACGCCGAGCAGCAGGCGGCGTTCGAGCGTTACGTGCGTGCCGGCGGCGGTTACGTCGGCATCCACGCCGCCTCGGACACCGAGTACAGCTGGGCCTGGTACGGCGACCTGGTCGGCGCGTACTTCGCCAACCACCCGGCGAACCAGCAGGCCACGGTCAAGGTGGAGGACCACGCCCACCCGTCCACCGCTGAACTGCCGGACCGCTGGTCCCGGTTCGACGAGTGGTACAACTACCAGACCAACCCCCGGCCGGACGTGCACGTGCTGGCCACCCTGGACGAGAAGAGCTACACCCCGGGCGCCGGCGCGATGGGCGCCGACCACCCGATCGCCTGGTGCCAGGACTTCGACGGCGGTCGTTCCTGGTACACCGGGGGCGGGCACACCCGGGAGTCGTACGCCGAGCCGGAGTTCCTCAACCACCTGCTCGGCGGCATCCGGACCGCCGCCGGCGTGGCGGACGCCGACTGCGGCGCCTCGAAGACCACGAGCTTCGAGAAGGTCGCCCTGGACAGCAACACCAGCAACCCGATGGAGCTGGACATCGCGCCCGACGGGCGGGTCTTCTACATCGAGCGCGACGGCCGGGTGCAGATCGTCAAGCCGGACACCGGCAGCACCGTCACCGCCGTCGACCTGGACGTCTTCACCGGCAACGAGGACGGCCTGATCGGCATCCGGCTCGACCCGGACTTCGCCACCAACAAGTGGGTCTACCTCTACTACGCCCCGAACGACGGCATCGCGCGCAACCTGCTGTCCCGGTTCACCGTGACCGGCGACACCATCGACCCGGCCAGCGAGAAGCAGGTGCTGCGGGTCGACACCCAGCGCAACACCTGCTGCCACGCCGGCGGCAGCATGGCGTTCGACGGCGACGGCAACCTCTACCTGGCCACCGGTGACAACACCAACCCGTTCGAGTCCAGCGCGTACACGCCGATCGACGAGCGGCCGGGACGCCAGGACTTCGACGCGCAGCGCACCTCTGGCAACACCAACGACCTGCGCGGCAAGGTGATCCGGATCCACCCGGAGGACGACGGGACGTACACCGTCCCGGCGGGCAACCTCTTCCCGTCCGGCACCGAGAAGACCCGTCCCGAGATCTACGCGATGGGCTTCCGCAACCCGTTCCGGATCGGCACCGACCCGGGCACCAACACCCTCTACGTCGCGGACTACGGGCCGGACGCCAACGCCGACAACCCGAACCGGGGCCCCCGGGGCCTGGTCGAGTGGAACATCGTCACCCCCGGCAACTACGGCTGGCCGTACTGCACCGGAACGAACGAGGCGTACAACGACTACACGTTCCCGTCCGGCCCGAGCGGGGCGAAGTTCGACTGCGCGGCTCCGGTCAACAACTCGCCCAACAACACCGGCCTGACCAACCTCCCGCCGGTCGTACCGGCGACCGTCGACTACGGCTACGCCGGTGACGCGCGGTACCCGGAGATCGGCGGCGGCGGAGCCCCGATGGGCGGCCCGGTCTACCGGTACGACGCCGACCTCGACTCCGACCGGAAGTGGCCGGCGTACTACGACGGCAAGGCGCTGCTCGGCGAGTGGAACCAGTCGAAGATGTACACCATGCAGGTGACCGCCGACGGCAAGTCGTTGGTGGACATCAACCAGCTGCTCACCGGGATGAGCATGATCCGGCCGATGGACTTCGAGTTCGGCCCGGACGGCGCGCTCTACCTGATCGAGTGGGGCAGCGGCTTCGGCGGCAACAACGACAACTCCGGCGTCTACCGGATCGACTACATCGCCGGTGACCGCGCACCGATCGCGGTGGCGGCGGCCACCCCGACGTCGGGGCCCGCACCGTTGACGGTCGCCTTCTCCAGCGCCGGCTCGCGGGACCCGGACGGTGGCACGCTCACCTACGCCTGGGCCTTCGGCGACGGGCAGACCTCCACCGAGGCCAACCCGACGCACACCTACGCCACGGCGGGCAGCTTCACCGCCCAGCTCACCGTGACCAACCCGAAGGGCCGTACCGCGGTGGCCAACGTGCCGGTCACCGTGGGCAACACCGCGCCGACGGTGACCATCGAGTTCCCGCCGGACGGCGGCTTCTTCGACTGGGGTGACCAGGTCCGCTACACGGTCACGGTGACCGACCCGGAGGACGGGCAGATCGACTGCGACCGGGTGCAGCTCCAGGTGCTGCTCGGTCACGACGAGCACGCCCACCCGCTGGAGCAGCACACCGGCTGCACCGGCACGGTCCAGACGTCGCTCGCCTCCGGGCACGGCGCCGAGGCGAACGTGTTCGCGGTCTTCGAGGCCACCTACACCGACGAGGGTGGCGCTGGTGGGGCCGGACCGCTCACCGGGCGGGCCATCGAGCAGTTGCAGCCCAAGCGCAAGCAGGCCGAGTACTTCACCGCCACCGGGCGGGCGCCGGTGAGCACCGGCGGCGGCGACGCCGGCGTGCAGCGGGAGACCACCGGCGACACCGCCGGCGGCGGCCAGAACATCGGCTTCATCGAGGACGGCGACTGGTGGTCGCTCGCCCCGGCGAACCTGACCAACGTCACCGACATCCGGTTCCGGGCCGCCTCGGCCGTCGCCGGAGGTCGGGTCGAGGTCCGGGCCGGCGCGGTCGACGGGCCCCTGGTCGCCTCGGCGACTGTGCCGGGCACCGGCGGGTGGCAGACGTACACGGACGTGACCGCGCCGGTGACCGGCGCAGCGAGCGGCACGCTGTACTTCGTCGCCCGGGACCCGAACGGCGGCGCGGGGTCGCTGTTCAACGTCAACTGGATGGACTTCCTCGGCCGCGGCGTCACCGAGAACGCGCCGCCGGTGGTCAGCGCCACGGCCACCCCGGCCACCGGGACGGCGCCGGTCACCGTCGCCTTCGACGGCACGGCCACCGACGCCGAGGGGAACACCCCGCTGACGTACGCCTGGGACTTCGGTGACGGCGGCACGGCGACCACCCTGGACGCCAGCCACACGTACACCAGCCCCGGCACCTTCACGGCCACCCTGACCGTGACGGACAGCAAGGGCGCGAAGTCGTACGCCACGGTGCCGGTGCGGGTGGACGCGCCGAACACGTCCTGCTTCGGGGCGCGCTCGGACGACTTCACCGGCGCCAGCCTCGACAAGAGCCGGTGGACCAGCGTGGTCCGGGAGAACCAGCTCTACTCGGTCTCCGGCGGCGCGCTGCGGCTGCCCACCGCGGTGGGCGACCTCTACGGCGGCCGCAACGACGCCACCAACCTGGTGCTCCAGCCGGCTCAGAGCGGAGCCTGGCAGGTGACCACCCGGGTCACCCTGCCGGTGACGACCAACTACCAGCAGGCCGGCCTGCTGGTGTACGGCGACGACGACAACTACGCCAAGCTGGACCTGCTCTACTCGGGCAGCCGGCGGGTGGAGTTCATTCGCGAGACGGCCGGCACGCCCCGCAACGAGGCCGCCGACAGCACCGCGGCACCCGCCGGTGACACCCTGCACCTGCGGCTCAGCAGCGACGGGACGAACCTGACCGCGGCCGTCTCGGCCGACGGGCAGACCTTCACCCCGGTCGGCCGGTCGGCCGCACTCGCCGGCATCACCAACCCGCGGATCGGGCTCTTCGCGCTCAACGGCGGCACCGAGGCGCCGGTGGTGGACGCCAGCTTCGACTGGTTCCAGATCACGCCGGACGCCCCGGCCGGACCGGTCGTGCCGTCGGACGAGTTCACCGGCGACACGCTGGACAAGTGCCGGTGGAACGCGATCCTGCGGGAGGACCCGAACGGTTACCGGGTCACCGGTGGCGCGCTGCGGGTCGACGTGCCCAACGGTGACATCTACGGCGGCGACAACACCGGGCCGAAGAACTTCATCCTCCAGACCGCGCCCTCGGGCGACTGGACCCTGGAGACGAAGGTCGACGGCAGCCTGCTGAACGAGCAGTACCAGCAGGCCGGCCTGATCGTGCACGGCGACGACGACAACTACCTGAAGTTCGACTACATCGCGGACAACCAGCCCGGCCAGCCGGTGACGCGGCGGATCGAGTTCCGCAGCGAGATCGGTGGGGCGGTCCAGAACCCGCAGCCCGAGGCGGGCAACCTGACCAGTGCGGTGTGGCATCTGCGGCTGGCCCGCAGCGGCGACACCTTCACCGCGTCGTACTCGGCTGACGGGACGACCTGGACCGCGTTGACGACGCTCACCAACAGCGCGGTCGGGGCCACCCCGAAGGTCGGGCTGTTCACCCTGGGCGCCAACCAGACCGCCTCGAAGACCGCCGGGTTCGACTACTTCCGGCTCAGCACCGAGGTGGCCGACGAGACCGCACCGGTGACCACGGCGGCGGTCTCCGGCACCCCGACCGACGGGTGGTACACCGGGCCGGTGACGGTCACCCTGACCGGCGTCGACGAGGCCGGCGGCAGTGGGTTGGCCGGTACGGCGTACCAGCTGGACGGGGCCACCACCTGGACGGATTACACCGCTCCGGTGGCGGTCAGCGGAGACGGCGAGCACGAGCTGCGGTTCCGCTCGACCGACGAGGCGGGCAACGTGGAGTCGACGAAGACCGTCGCGGTCAAGATCGATGCCACCGCGCCGGTCACCTCGGCGACGTTCGCTCCCGCGAACGACGCCGGCTGGCACAACGGGACCATCCCCGTCGTGCTGACCTCGACCGATGCCGGGTCCGGGGTCAGGACGGTGGAGTGGTCGCTGGACGGTGGCGCCTGGACGCCGTACTCGGCGCCGGTCGGGGTGACCGGTGACGGGCAGCACGAGCTGCTGTTCCGGTCCACCGACAAGGCGGGCAACGCCGAGACGCTCAAGTCGGCGGTGCTACGGATCGACGGCACCAAGCCGACGCTGCTGGTGTCCGGGATCGCCGATGGTCAGCTCTACGGGGACAGCCAGGATGTCCGGGTGTCCTGGCAGGCCGTCGACCCGACCTCGGGCATCGCGACCGTGGTCGGCGACCTGGACGGCCGGCCGTACGTCAGCGGCACTCTGCAGGCCATGTACGAGCTGCCACTCGGCCTGCACGAGCTGACCGTGACCGCGACCGACAAGGCGGGCAACAAGACCACCTCGGAGGTCCGGTTCTTCGTCACCACCTCGTTCCGGGACATGCAGAACCTGCTGGACCGGTTCAAGGCGACGGGGCGGCTGTCGGCCAAGGCGCACAAGCAGTTGACGGCGAAGCTCGACGCGGCTCGGAAGGCCGAGGCGTCCGGCAAGGACGCTCAGGCGATCAACCAGCTGACCGCGTTCCGGGCGCTCGCCGCCGACGCCACCCTGGTGGCGGAGGCCGAGATCCGGGATGTCCTGATCCGGGACGCCGACGCCATGATCGTCCGGCTCGGCGGCGCGGCCAGCCAGGCCGGGGTCCGGGCCAACGACGGCGAGCCGGTCAAGGGTGCCGGGCGGCTCGGTGGCGACGCCACCCGGCTCGCCCCCGGTCGCCAGCTCTGA
- a CDS encoding aldo/keto reductase, giving the protein MDLVTEMTYRRLGDSGLVVSVVGIGCNNFGRKLDLDGTRAVVDAALDAGITLFDTADIYGEPQGGSEELLGQALKGRRDDVVVATKFGMDMNGLNGPDFGARGSRRYIARAVEASLRRLGTDHIDLYQMHEPDPGTPIDETLAALDDLVRDGKVRYLGNSNFAGWQIADADWVASSNGRARFISAQNHYSLVERSVETEVIPACERFGLGMLPFFPLANGLLTGKYRRDGQPPAGSRLSGGGRYAERLAAADWDTIEAIEAYAAERGLTMLQVAIGGLAAQPAVTSVIAGATTPEQVHANAAAGTWEPTDEDLAALRAIL; this is encoded by the coding sequence GTGGATCTCGTGACTGAGATGACCTATCGCCGGCTGGGCGACTCCGGGCTCGTGGTGTCCGTGGTCGGCATCGGCTGCAACAACTTTGGCCGCAAGCTCGACCTCGACGGCACCCGCGCGGTGGTGGACGCCGCCCTGGACGCCGGGATCACCCTGTTCGACACCGCCGACATCTACGGCGAGCCGCAGGGCGGCTCCGAGGAGCTGCTCGGGCAGGCGCTCAAGGGCCGCCGGGACGACGTGGTGGTGGCCACCAAGTTCGGCATGGACATGAACGGCCTGAACGGGCCGGACTTCGGCGCCCGGGGTTCGCGGCGCTACATCGCCCGCGCGGTGGAGGCGTCGCTGCGCCGGCTCGGCACCGACCACATCGACCTCTACCAGATGCACGAGCCCGACCCGGGCACCCCGATCGACGAGACGCTGGCGGCCCTGGACGACCTGGTCCGCGACGGCAAGGTGCGCTACCTGGGCAACTCCAACTTCGCCGGGTGGCAGATCGCCGACGCGGACTGGGTCGCCTCGTCCAACGGCCGGGCCCGCTTCATCAGCGCGCAGAACCACTACAGCCTGGTGGAGCGGTCCGTGGAGACCGAGGTGATCCCGGCCTGTGAGCGGTTCGGGCTCGGCATGCTGCCCTTCTTCCCGCTCGCCAACGGTCTGCTCACCGGCAAGTACCGGCGCGACGGGCAGCCGCCGGCCGGCAGCCGGCTCTCCGGCGGTGGCCGGTACGCCGAACGGCTCGCCGCCGCCGACTGGGACACCATCGAGGCGATCGAGGCGTACGCGGCCGAGCGGGGGCTGACCATGCTCCAGGTGGCGATCGGCGGGCTGGCCGCCCAGCCGGCGGTGACCTCGGTGATCGCCGGCGCCACCACGCCCGAGCAGGTGCACGCCAACGCCGCCGCCGGCACCTGGGAGCCCACGGACGAGGACCTGGCGGCGCTGCGCGCCATCCTCTGA
- a CDS encoding nucleotidyltransferase domain-containing protein produces the protein MIPADLPDRLCAVEGVVAVALGGSRARGEHRPDSDWDLGLYYRGELDVPALRAVAATVADDTGVALTAPGGWGRWVDGGGWLRVDGSAVDWIYRDLDRVHRVWTDCRAGRYEVGVQAGHPLGFYSSAYVGEVALCQVLADPTGQLTRLKEQTREYPPALADALVAGGWEAGFLLAGAAKASAGGDSGYVAGCLFRVVGVLAQVLHARAGRWLVNEKGMIAAAGRLPGAPPDFEQRAQALLGAVGRSPAELTATLSAARELVTEVVG, from the coding sequence GTGATCCCCGCCGACCTGCCCGACCGGCTGTGCGCCGTCGAGGGGGTGGTGGCCGTGGCGCTCGGCGGTAGCCGGGCACGCGGCGAGCATCGCCCGGACTCCGACTGGGACCTGGGTCTGTACTACCGGGGTGAGTTGGACGTACCGGCGCTGCGTGCGGTCGCCGCGACGGTCGCCGACGACACCGGCGTCGCGCTCACCGCCCCGGGTGGTTGGGGACGCTGGGTCGACGGCGGTGGTTGGCTGCGGGTCGACGGGTCCGCCGTGGACTGGATCTACCGGGACCTCGACCGGGTGCACCGCGTCTGGACGGACTGCCGGGCCGGTCGGTACGAGGTCGGGGTGCAGGCCGGGCATCCTCTCGGGTTCTACTCGTCCGCCTACGTGGGCGAGGTGGCGCTGTGCCAGGTGCTGGCGGACCCGACCGGCCAGCTGACCCGGCTGAAGGAGCAGACCCGGGAGTATCCGCCCGCGCTGGCCGACGCGCTGGTGGCCGGCGGCTGGGAGGCCGGGTTCCTGCTGGCCGGCGCGGCCAAGGCCAGCGCCGGCGGGGACAGCGGGTACGTCGCCGGCTGCCTGTTCCGGGTGGTCGGGGTGCTCGCCCAGGTGCTGCACGCCCGAGCGGGCCGGTGGCTGGTCAACGAGAAGGGGATGATCGCCGCCGCGGGGCGGCTGCCCGGCGCGCCGCCGGACTTCGAGCAGCGGGCGCAGGCACTGCTCGGCGCCGTCGGCCGCAGCCCCGCCGAGCTGACCGCCACCCTCAGCGCCGCCCGCGAGCTGGTCACCGAGGTGGTCGGCTGA
- a CDS encoding ABC-F family ATP-binding cassette domain-containing protein — MGYVDVAAVGHILPDGRELFADVSFRVGEGSKVALVGPNGAGKTTLLRMVAGDLPVRTGAVARAGGLGVMRQFIGMIGDESTLADMALSLAPPALREAGRRLGETEAAMRAAEVRGKYSTAAGKAQLAYADALGAWGEAGGYDAEVLFDTVATIVLDLPWDGVRDRPVRTLSGGQQKRFALELLLRGPDEVLLLDEPDNFLDVPGKRWLEARLRESTKSVLYVSHDRELLAQTADRVVAVEGGSAWVHPGGFASWYEARVARHARLDELRRRWDEEHQKLRELMLMYKQKAAYNDGLASRYQAAQTRLRKFEEAGPPPVPPKDQDIRMRLTGGRTGKRAVVCEQLELDGLTYPFDLEIWYGDRVAVLGANGTGKSHFLRLLARGGTDPDPANGPVDGAGALAPVAHDGTARLGARVRPGHFSQTHDRPELMSKTLVEILWRGDEHRTGMDRHAAMGVLSRYELAAQGDQRFGTLSGGQQARFLVLLLELSGATLLLLDEPTDNLDLASAEALEAGLNAFEGTVIAVTHDRWFTRSFDRFVLFRGDSEVAETPEPVWDVG; from the coding sequence GTGGGATACGTGGATGTGGCAGCGGTCGGGCACATCCTGCCCGACGGTCGGGAACTCTTCGCCGACGTGTCGTTCCGGGTCGGGGAGGGCAGCAAGGTCGCCCTGGTCGGGCCGAACGGCGCGGGTAAGACGACGCTGCTGCGGATGGTCGCCGGCGACCTGCCGGTGCGTACCGGCGCCGTCGCGCGGGCCGGCGGGCTGGGCGTGATGCGCCAGTTCATCGGCATGATCGGCGACGAGTCGACGCTGGCCGACATGGCGCTGTCGCTGGCCCCACCGGCACTGCGTGAGGCCGGCCGCCGGCTCGGCGAGACCGAGGCGGCCATGCGGGCGGCCGAGGTCCGCGGCAAGTACAGCACCGCCGCCGGCAAGGCCCAGCTGGCGTACGCCGACGCGCTGGGCGCCTGGGGCGAGGCCGGCGGGTACGACGCCGAGGTGCTCTTCGACACCGTCGCCACCATCGTGCTTGACCTGCCCTGGGACGGCGTCCGGGACCGGCCGGTCCGCACCCTCTCCGGTGGACAGCAGAAGCGCTTCGCACTGGAGCTGCTGCTGCGCGGCCCCGACGAGGTGCTGCTGCTCGACGAGCCGGACAACTTCCTCGACGTGCCGGGCAAGCGCTGGCTGGAGGCGCGGCTGCGCGAGTCGACCAAGTCGGTGCTCTACGTCTCGCACGACCGCGAGCTGCTGGCCCAGACCGCCGACCGGGTGGTCGCCGTGGAGGGCGGCAGCGCCTGGGTGCACCCGGGTGGTTTCGCCAGCTGGTACGAGGCGCGGGTGGCCCGACACGCCCGTCTCGACGAGCTGCGTCGGCGCTGGGACGAGGAACACCAGAAGCTGCGCGAGCTGATGCTGATGTACAAGCAGAAGGCGGCGTACAACGACGGGCTGGCCTCGCGCTATCAGGCCGCGCAGACCCGGCTGCGCAAGTTCGAGGAGGCCGGGCCGCCTCCCGTACCGCCGAAGGACCAGGACATCCGGATGCGGCTGACCGGCGGGCGGACCGGCAAGCGCGCGGTCGTCTGCGAGCAGCTGGAGCTGGACGGCCTGACCTACCCCTTCGACCTGGAGATCTGGTACGGCGACCGGGTGGCTGTGCTCGGTGCCAACGGCACCGGCAAGTCGCACTTCCTGCGGCTGCTGGCCCGGGGCGGCACCGACCCCGACCCGGCGAACGGGCCGGTCGACGGTGCGGGCGCGCTCGCCCCGGTGGCGCACGACGGCACGGCCCGGCTCGGTGCCCGCGTCCGCCCCGGGCACTTCTCCCAGACCCACGACCGGCCGGAGCTGATGTCGAAGACGCTGGTCGAGATCCTCTGGCGGGGCGACGAGCACCGGACCGGGATGGACCGGCACGCCGCGATGGGTGTGCTCAGCCGGTACGAACTGGCCGCCCAGGGCGACCAGCGCTTCGGCACCCTCTCCGGTGGGCAGCAGGCCCGGTTCCTGGTGCTGTTGCTGGAGCTGTCCGGGGCGACCCTGCTGCTGTTGGACGAGCCCACCGACAACCTCGACCTGGCCAGCGCCGAGGCGCTGGAGGCGGGCCTGAACGCGTTCGAGGGGACCGTGATCGCGGTCACCCACGACCGCTGGTTCACCCGCTCCTTCGACCGGTTCGTGCTGTTCCGTGGCGACAGCGAGGTGGCGGAGACCCCGGAGCCGGTCTGGGACGTCGGGTGA
- a CDS encoding class I SAM-dependent methyltransferase, with protein sequence MTGDHYFSAQPASDAPPREVEFSVAGRDYRLASAGGVFSASRLDPGTAVLLRKADLPTADTTGDLLDLGCGFGPIACVLADTAPASTVWAVDVNARARELTAANAVRVGAADRVRVSAPDDVPAEIRFAQLWSNPPIRIGKDGLHDLLLRWLPRLAPDGVGWLVVARHLGGDSLHRWLTEQGWQVERCASQKGFRVLRVTR encoded by the coding sequence GTGACCGGCGACCACTACTTCAGCGCTCAGCCCGCCAGCGACGCCCCGCCGCGCGAGGTCGAGTTCTCCGTGGCCGGCCGCGACTACCGGCTCGCCTCGGCCGGCGGGGTCTTCTCCGCCAGCCGTCTCGACCCGGGCACCGCCGTGCTCCTGCGGAAGGCCGACCTGCCCACCGCCGACACCACCGGCGATCTGCTCGACCTCGGCTGCGGGTTCGGGCCGATCGCCTGTGTGCTGGCCGACACGGCACCGGCGAGCACCGTCTGGGCGGTCGACGTCAACGCCCGCGCCCGCGAGCTGACCGCGGCCAACGCGGTCCGGGTCGGCGCCGCCGACCGGGTCCGGGTCAGCGCACCGGACGACGTACCGGCCGAGATCCGCTTCGCCCAGCTCTGGTCGAACCCGCCGATCCGGATCGGCAAGGACGGGCTGCACGACCTGCTGCTGCGCTGGCTGCCCCGGCTCGCCCCGGACGGCGTCGGCTGGCTGGTGGTCGCCCGGCACCTCGGCGGCGACTCACTGCACCGCTGGCTCACCGAACAGGGCTGGCAGGTTGAGCGGTGCGCCAGCCAGAAGGGCTTCCGGGTGCTGCGGGTCACCCGGTAA